Proteins encoded within one genomic window of Gloeobacter kilaueensis JS1:
- a CDS encoding ABC transporter ATP-binding protein: MTQAFLELSFITKTFATTRGSFVALKDVALKVREGEFVAILGHSGCGKSTLLNIVAGLSDATEGGVILEGKHVDEPGPDRMMVFQNYALLPWLTAFENVYLGVKATRPSLSDTERRAIAQQHLELVGLAAKAAKKPQELSGGQKQRVAIARALATRPKVLLLDEPFGALDALTREEMQEEVLKIWEANRTTVLMVTHEIDEAILMADRIVMMTNGPAATIGEVFEVHFPRPRSRSDILEDPAYYTLRNQILAFLYDRFGDPVLAE; this comes from the coding sequence ATGACCCAGGCATTTCTCGAATTGAGTTTTATCACCAAGACCTTTGCCACGACCAGAGGTTCCTTTGTTGCCCTCAAAGATGTCGCCCTCAAGGTGCGCGAGGGTGAATTTGTCGCTATCCTCGGCCACTCCGGCTGCGGCAAATCGACCCTGCTCAATATCGTCGCGGGCCTGAGCGACGCCACCGAAGGCGGCGTCATCCTCGAAGGCAAACACGTGGACGAACCCGGTCCCGACCGGATGATGGTCTTTCAGAACTACGCCCTTCTGCCCTGGCTGACCGCCTTTGAGAATGTCTATCTGGGTGTCAAGGCGACCCGTCCCTCCCTCTCCGATACGGAGCGGCGGGCGATTGCCCAGCAGCACCTGGAACTGGTGGGCCTGGCAGCCAAGGCGGCCAAAAAGCCCCAGGAGCTGTCCGGCGGCCAGAAGCAGCGGGTAGCGATTGCCCGCGCCCTCGCCACCCGCCCGAAGGTGCTCTTGCTCGATGAACCGTTCGGTGCCCTCGACGCCCTCACCCGCGAGGAGATGCAGGAGGAGGTGCTCAAGATCTGGGAGGCCAACCGGACGACCGTGCTGATGGTCACCCACGAGATCGACGAGGCGATCTTGATGGCCGACCGGATCGTGATGATGACCAACGGCCCCGCCGCCACGATCGGCGAAGTCTTCGAGGTGCATTTTCCCCGGCCCCGATCGCGCTCGGACATTCTCGAAGATCCGGCCTACTACACCCTCAGAAATCAGATCCTCGCCTTCTTGTACGACCGCTTCGGAGACCCGGTGCTTGCCGAATAA
- a CDS encoding nitrate ABC transporter ATP-binding protein (This model describes the ATP binding subunits of ATP-binding cassette (ABC) transporters for nitrate transport, or for bicarbonate transport, in bacteria and archaea.) — protein MAFLEIQNAGKCFIGKKGERFEALKGVNLQIEEGEFVSIIGHSGCGKSTLLNMIAGLNLATSGRVTVAGVPVNGPGPDRMVAFQNHSLLPWLTVRQNIALAVRAVHGERGAEEQKQIVEEHLQLVQLVAAADKKPGQISGGMRQRVGIARALATRPKVLLLDEPFGALDALTRGRLQEQLLKIWEAHRITVVMVTHDVEEALLLSDRIVMMSNGPAARVAEVMGVELPRPRSRMEVINNPHYYRQRNELLYFLSKAKKAAQGGIPRLQPATSASTSLEKTALSLGFVPLSDCVPFVVAQQKGFFAEQGLNVTLVREPGWKAIHEGLIEERLDAALAVTPMALGESLGSFRRAAVPLIAAMPLTRNGNAITLHRRYWEQGVRSREDFARLLAGTRRPVLGVVSAHSMHNLLLRHWLAGAGIDPDRDVELVVIPPPQMVANLRAGNIDGFCSGEPWNARAVHEGLGFVPATSLDLWSGHPEKSLILRQSWADAHPRTHLALTKALLEACRWAADASHREELIALVTAKAFVNADPIYASLGLSGSYDYGFGRTAHLEDFNLFEGASTNLSERLWILAQMARWGLVPFPVDWQRAIERVWCEDTYRQAAAELGIVLPEAGYQPLALPGDAILDPADPGAYLASFAISHPQLPAAV, from the coding sequence ATGGCTTTTCTTGAAATTCAGAACGCCGGCAAGTGCTTTATCGGCAAAAAAGGTGAGCGCTTCGAGGCACTGAAAGGCGTCAACCTCCAGATCGAGGAGGGGGAATTCGTCTCGATTATCGGCCACTCCGGCTGCGGCAAATCGACGCTGCTCAACATGATTGCCGGGCTGAACCTGGCCACCAGTGGCCGGGTGACGGTGGCGGGAGTGCCGGTGAACGGGCCGGGGCCGGATCGGATGGTGGCCTTTCAAAACCACTCGCTGTTGCCCTGGCTCACGGTGCGCCAGAATATCGCCCTCGCCGTACGGGCCGTCCACGGCGAACGGGGGGCCGAAGAGCAGAAGCAGATTGTCGAGGAGCACCTGCAGCTGGTGCAACTCGTGGCGGCGGCGGACAAAAAACCCGGCCAGATCTCCGGTGGAATGCGCCAGCGCGTCGGGATCGCCCGCGCCCTCGCCACCCGCCCGAAGGTGCTCCTGCTCGATGAACCGTTCGGTGCCCTCGACGCCCTTACCCGTGGCCGCCTGCAGGAGCAGCTGTTAAAAATCTGGGAAGCGCACCGGATCACGGTGGTGATGGTCACCCACGATGTCGAGGAGGCGCTGCTCCTTTCGGATCGAATCGTGATGATGAGCAACGGCCCGGCGGCGCGGGTAGCCGAGGTGATGGGCGTCGAATTGCCCCGGCCCCGCAGCCGCATGGAGGTGATCAACAACCCCCACTATTACCGGCAGCGCAACGAACTGTTGTACTTTTTGAGCAAAGCGAAAAAAGCAGCCCAGGGCGGCATCCCCCGCCTCCAGCCCGCCACCTCTGCCAGCACCAGCTTAGAAAAAACGGCGCTCAGCCTTGGCTTTGTGCCGCTCTCCGACTGCGTGCCCTTCGTCGTCGCCCAGCAAAAAGGTTTCTTTGCCGAGCAGGGTCTTAATGTAACGCTCGTCCGCGAGCCGGGCTGGAAAGCGATCCACGAAGGGCTCATCGAGGAGCGGCTGGACGCTGCCCTGGCCGTTACGCCCATGGCTCTGGGAGAGAGTCTGGGCAGTTTTCGCCGGGCAGCGGTGCCCCTCATCGCCGCGATGCCCCTCACCCGCAACGGCAACGCCATCACCCTGCACCGCCGCTACTGGGAGCAGGGGGTGCGCAGCCGCGAGGACTTTGCCCGATTGTTGGCAGGCACCAGACGCCCGGTGCTGGGGGTCGTCTCCGCCCATTCGATGCACAACCTGCTCTTGCGCCACTGGCTTGCCGGGGCGGGCATCGACCCGGATCGCGACGTCGAACTGGTGGTCATTCCGCCGCCCCAGATGGTCGCCAACCTGCGCGCCGGAAATATCGACGGCTTTTGCTCGGGCGAACCCTGGAACGCCCGCGCCGTCCACGAAGGACTGGGCTTTGTGCCCGCCACCAGCCTCGATCTGTGGTCCGGCCATCCCGAAAAATCGTTGATCCTCAGGCAAAGCTGGGCCGACGCCCACCCGCGCACCCACCTGGCCCTCACCAAAGCGCTCCTCGAAGCCTGCCGGTGGGCCGCCGACGCCTCCCACCGCGAGGAGTTGATCGCCCTGGTAACGGCAAAAGCCTTTGTCAACGCCGATCCGATCTACGCGAGCCTGGGCCTTTCTGGTTCCTACGACTACGGCTTTGGCCGCACCGCCCACCTGGAGGACTTCAACCTCTTCGAGGGGGCGAGCACCAACCTGAGCGAGCGGCTCTGGATACTGGCCCAGATGGCCCGCTGGGGGCTGGTGCCGTTTCCGGTGGACTGGCAGCGGGCCATCGAGCGGGTCTGGTGCGAGGACACTTACCGCCAGGCCGCCGCCGAGCTGGGTATCGTCCTTCCCGAAGCCGGCTACCAGCCTCTGGCCCTGCCGGGGGATGCCATTCTCGATCCGGCGGACCCCGGTGCCTACCTTGCCAGCTTCGCCATCTCCCACCCGCAGCTTCCGGCGGCGGTTTGA